One uncultured Alphaproteobacteria bacterium genomic region harbors:
- a CDS encoding Tripartite Tricarboxylate transporter (TTT) small transmembrane protein has protein sequence MEFLHITIDFDQSHLFFPRIVGWVLAGLFAVALAVRRREIACALGGLRAACGAARARFDFARFGGTVVLLVVYIVAMDRLSDVWPNTGLSFLVCSIAFMAALSCLYLRERPPRKLAVAALLAAAAPLMVWYALAKLFFLTLP, from the coding sequence ATGGAATTCCTGCACATCACCATCGATTTCGACCAATCGCACCTGTTCTTTCCGCGCATCGTCGGCTGGGTGCTGGCGGGTCTGTTCGCGGTCGCGCTGGCGGTGCGGCGGCGGGAGATCGCCTGCGCCCTCGGCGGCCTGCGCGCCGCCTGCGGCGCGGCGCGCGCGAGGTTCGATTTCGCGCGCTTCGGCGGCACCGTCGTCCTGCTGGTCGTCTACATCGTCGCGATGGACCGGCTCTCCGACGTCTGGCCCAACACCGGGCTGAGCTTCCTCGTCTGCTCGATCGCGTTCATGGCGGCGCTCTCGTGCCTCTACCTGCGCGAACGCCCGCCGCGAAAGCTCGCCGTCGCCGCGCTGCTCGCGGCGGCCGCGCCGCTGATGGTGTGGTATGCGCTCGCCAAGCTGTTCTTCCTGACCCTGCCGTGA
- the gudD gene encoding D-glucarate dehydratase (Evidence 2a : Function of homologous gene experimentally demonstrated in an other organism; PubMedId : 3893213, 9772162, 10769114, 11513584, 18364348; Product type e : enzyme): MTAAERGGSPRVKDMRVVPVAGRDSMLLNLSGAHGPFFTRNVVVLTDDAGHTGLGEVPGGEPIRKTLEDAIPLVVGRPVAEWHAVLNAMRAAFADRDAGGRGLQTFDLRIAIHALTAVEAAMLDLLGRFLGVAVADLLGEGRQRDRVPMLGYLFYVGDRRRTDLPYRAGDPGDDWLALRDEEALSPAAVVRLAEAAEARYGFKDFKLKGGVLSGREEMEAAAALKARFPAARVSIDPNGAWSLEEAIALAKAYPGVLAYAEDPCGAEHGYSGREVMAEFRRATGLPTATNMIATDWRQMGHAVQLHAVDIPLADPHFWTLSGAVRVAQMCRDWGLTWGSHSNNHFDISLAMFTHAAAAAPGRVTPIDTHWIWQDGSERLTREPPRIVGGAVDLPKAPGLGIDLDEDRLDAAHAVYRSLGLGARDDAAAMRYLVPDWRFDTKRPALVR; encoded by the coding sequence ATGACGGCAGCGGAGCGGGGCGGCAGCCCGCGGGTGAAGGACATGCGCGTGGTACCGGTGGCGGGGCGGGACAGCATGCTGCTGAACCTGTCGGGCGCGCACGGGCCGTTCTTCACCCGCAACGTCGTGGTGCTGACCGACGACGCCGGGCACACCGGCCTCGGCGAGGTTCCCGGCGGCGAGCCGATCCGCAAGACCCTCGAAGACGCGATCCCGCTGGTGGTCGGCCGTCCGGTGGCCGAGTGGCACGCGGTGCTGAACGCGATGCGCGCGGCGTTCGCCGACCGCGACGCGGGCGGCCGCGGCCTGCAGACCTTCGACCTCCGGATCGCGATCCACGCGCTCACCGCGGTGGAGGCGGCGATGCTCGACCTGCTCGGGCGGTTCCTCGGCGTCGCGGTCGCCGATCTGCTCGGCGAAGGGCGGCAGCGCGACCGCGTGCCGATGCTGGGCTACCTGTTCTACGTCGGCGACCGCCGCAGGACCGATCTCCCCTACCGCGCCGGCGACCCCGGCGACGACTGGCTCGCGCTGCGCGACGAGGAGGCGCTCTCCCCGGCGGCGGTGGTGCGGCTCGCCGAGGCGGCGGAGGCGCGCTACGGCTTCAAGGACTTCAAGCTCAAGGGCGGCGTGCTGTCGGGGCGGGAGGAAATGGAGGCGGCGGCGGCGCTGAAGGCGCGCTTCCCCGCCGCGCGCGTCTCCATCGACCCCAACGGCGCGTGGTCGCTGGAGGAGGCGATCGCCCTCGCGAAGGCCTACCCCGGCGTGCTCGCCTACGCCGAGGACCCGTGCGGTGCGGAACACGGCTATTCCGGCCGCGAGGTGATGGCGGAGTTCCGCCGCGCCACCGGGCTGCCCACCGCCACCAACATGATCGCCACCGACTGGCGGCAGATGGGCCACGCGGTGCAACTCCACGCCGTCGACATCCCGCTCGCCGATCCGCATTTCTGGACTCTTTCCGGCGCGGTGCGGGTGGCGCAGATGTGCCGCGACTGGGGCCTCACCTGGGGTTCCCACTCCAACAACCACTTCGACATCTCTCTGGCGATGTTCACCCACGCCGCCGCCGCCGCGCCCGGCCGCGTCACGCCGATCGACACCCATTGGATCTGGCAGGACGGCAGCGAGCGCCTCACCCGCGAACCGCCGCGGATCGTCGGCGGCGCGGTGGACCTGCCGAAGGCCCCCGGCCTCGGCATCGACCTCGACGAGGACCGCCTCGATGCCGCCCATGCGGTCTACCGCTCGCTCGGCCTCGGCGCGCGCGACGACGCGGCGGCGATGCGCTATCTCGTCCCCGACTGGCGCTTCGACACCAAGCGCCCGGCCCTGGTCCGGTAA
- a CDS encoding Extracellular solute-binding protein family 3 — MRQRLLGLCVMAGAALGLASAAAAADKPISGNLRIVIGSSSTAGDTYQNAAIIADELSKHLDINAKVDAVGVSAAFQAVGRVKDGSTVMFFHDQSYLGHLLGLKGYQDLFAAYTVGPTVSINPGDAFVGAKDSKYKTIEDVIQGAARGERIRVAIQPGGVSEVYYGALNNAIKVRYPGKEANLVTVKTGSQGDKNQLLFDRQAEVIHGSVQANEQYTRLPAEDQKAMRFYWLPARQQTIAQANPEGMGATSREELLKFTSPNVHVTLDGKRDFTFDKEFFFIYNKEMDPKIVAYLDTALKEIFAKGEVQKKLKQSFFIPNFLPSREAQAYLKAKAAQSKTLIDATR, encoded by the coding sequence ATGAGACAACGGCTGTTGGGACTGTGTGTGATGGCTGGTGCGGCGCTGGGGCTTGCGTCGGCGGCCGCTGCGGCGGACAAGCCGATCTCCGGCAACCTGCGAATCGTCATCGGATCGAGCTCGACCGCGGGCGACACCTATCAGAACGCGGCGATCATCGCCGACGAGCTCTCGAAGCACCTCGACATCAACGCCAAGGTCGACGCGGTGGGCGTCTCCGCGGCGTTCCAGGCGGTCGGCCGGGTCAAGGACGGCAGCACGGTGATGTTCTTCCACGATCAGTCCTACCTCGGCCACCTGCTCGGGCTGAAGGGGTATCAGGACCTGTTCGCGGCCTATACCGTCGGTCCGACGGTGTCGATCAATCCCGGCGACGCGTTCGTGGGGGCCAAGGATTCCAAGTACAAGACCATCGAGGACGTGATTCAGGGGGCGGCCAGGGGCGAGCGCATCCGCGTCGCGATCCAGCCCGGCGGCGTCTCCGAGGTCTATTACGGCGCCCTCAACAACGCCATCAAGGTGCGCTACCCCGGCAAGGAAGCGAACCTCGTCACCGTCAAGACCGGCTCGCAGGGCGACAAGAACCAGCTCCTGTTCGACCGCCAGGCCGAGGTGATCCACGGCTCGGTGCAGGCCAACGAACAATACACCCGCCTGCCCGCCGAGGATCAGAAGGCGATGCGCTTCTATTGGCTGCCGGCGCGGCAGCAGACCATCGCCCAGGCCAACCCCGAAGGGATGGGCGCGACCAGCCGCGAGGAACTGCTGAAGTTCACCTCGCCGAACGTTCACGTGACGCTCGACGGCAAGCGGGACTTCACCTTCGATAAGGAATTCTTCTTCATCTACAACAAGGAGATGGATCCGAAGATCGTTGCCTACCTCGATACCGCGCTGAAGGAGATCTTCGCCAAGGGCGAGGTGCAGAAGAAGCTCAAGCAGTCGTTCTTCATCCCCAACTTTCTGCCGTCCCGGGAGGCGCAGGCGTATCTGAAGGCGAAGGCGGCGCAGTCGAAGACGCTCATCGACGCGACCCGCTGA